From Glycine max cultivar Williams 82 chromosome 11, Glycine_max_v4.0, whole genome shotgun sequence, the proteins below share one genomic window:
- the LOC100800233 gene encoding WUSCHEL-related homeobox 5 isoform X1, with translation MEEGMSEFFSSGVSVGGNSGSATTGTKCGRWNPTTEQVKVLTELFSSGLRTPSTDQIQKISNQLSFYGKIESKNVFYWFQNHKARERQKRRKVDKDVIRSENSISINSFTQTDFNQLYQVSEPERVIETLQLFPLNSFGESESKNMRVHASDQCRDSTMFSYTVGEQMDHPPLDLRLSFM, from the exons ATGGAAGAGGGCATGTCAGAGTTTTTTAGTAGCGGTGTAAGTGTTGGTGGTAACAGTGGCAGTGCTACTACTGGCACCAAGTGTGGGCGTTGGAATCCCACTACTGAACAGGTTAAGGTTCTGACTGAACTTTTCAGTTCTGGACTACGCACCCCCAGCACTGATCAGATTCAAAAGATCTCTAATCAGCTTAGTTTTTATGGTAAGATTGAGAGCAAGAACGTGTTCTATTGGTTTCAGAACCATAAGGCTAGGGAGAGACAAAAGCGTCGCAAGGTTGATAAGGATGTGATTCGTAGTGAAAACTCTATCTCCATCAATTCTTTTACACAAA CAGATTTTAATCAGCTATATCAGGTTTCTGAGCCCGAGAGGGTGATTGAGACTCTTCAGCTCTTCCCCTTGAATTCATTTGGTGAATCAGAATCAAAGAATATGAGGGTCCATGCAAGTGATCAATGCAGGGATAGCACTATGTTTTCATACACAGTGGGGGAACAAATGGATCACCCACCATTAGATCTTCGCTTGAGTTTTATGTGA
- the LOC100800233 gene encoding WUSCHEL-related homeobox 5 isoform X2 encodes MEEGMSEFFSSGVSVGGNSGSATTGTKCGRWNPTTEQVKVLTELFSSGLRTPSTDQIQKISNQLSFYGKIESKNVFYWFQNHKARERQKRRKVDKDVIRSENSISINSFTQNFNQLYQVSEPERVIETLQLFPLNSFGESESKNMRVHASDQCRDSTMFSYTVGEQMDHPPLDLRLSFM; translated from the exons ATGGAAGAGGGCATGTCAGAGTTTTTTAGTAGCGGTGTAAGTGTTGGTGGTAACAGTGGCAGTGCTACTACTGGCACCAAGTGTGGGCGTTGGAATCCCACTACTGAACAGGTTAAGGTTCTGACTGAACTTTTCAGTTCTGGACTACGCACCCCCAGCACTGATCAGATTCAAAAGATCTCTAATCAGCTTAGTTTTTATGGTAAGATTGAGAGCAAGAACGTGTTCTATTGGTTTCAGAACCATAAGGCTAGGGAGAGACAAAAGCGTCGCAAGGTTGATAAGGATGTGATTCGTAGTGAAAACTCTATCTCCATCAATTCTTTTACACAAA ATTTTAATCAGCTATATCAGGTTTCTGAGCCCGAGAGGGTGATTGAGACTCTTCAGCTCTTCCCCTTGAATTCATTTGGTGAATCAGAATCAAAGAATATGAGGGTCCATGCAAGTGATCAATGCAGGGATAGCACTATGTTTTCATACACAGTGGGGGAACAAATGGATCACCCACCATTAGATCTTCGCTTGAGTTTTATGTGA
- the LOC100790913 gene encoding eukaryotic translation initiation factor 3 subunit F: MAASDRTVLQFSSSSSSSQSLSAKVHPLVIFNICDCYVRRPDQADRVIGTLLGSVLPDGTVDIRNSYAVPHNESIEQVALDIEYHHNMLISHQKVNPKEIIVGWYSTGLGVTGGSALIHEFYSREVPNPIHLTVDTGFTNGAGTIKAYVSNNLSLGERQIAAQFQEIPLDLRMVEAERIGFDMLKATAVDKIPSDLEGMEASMQHLLVLIDDIYKYVNDVVEGLVAPDNKIGRFISDAVGSLPKLSPSVFDKLVNDSLQDHLLLLYLSSITRTQLSLAEKLNTAAQIL, encoded by the exons ATGGCCGCGAGCGATCGCACAGTGTTGCAATtctcttcatcatcttcttcttcgcAGAGCTTGTCCGCGAAGGTCCACCCTCTGGTCATCTTCAACATCTGTGATTGCTACGTTCGACGCCCTGACCAAGCCGATCGTGTCATCGGAACCCTACTCGGCTCCGTCCTTCCCGATGGAACCGTCGATATCCGCAATTCCTATGCTGTTCCTCACAACGAATCTATCGAACAG GTTGCGTTGGATATAGAGTACCACCACAATATGTTAATATCCCACCAAAAAGTGAATCCAAAGGAAATCATAGTAGGATG GTATTCAACCGGTCTTGGAGTAACAGGTGGTAGTGCATTAATTCACGAGTTTTATTCTCGAGAAGTCCCCAATCCCATACACTTGACGGTTGATACAGGATTTACAAATGGAGCGGGTACTATTAAAGCATATGTGTCTAACAATTTATCTCTTGGAGAACGGCAAATTGCTGCACAGTTTCAAGAAATTCCATTGGATCTTCGTATGGTGGAAGCTGAGCGAATTGGAT TTGATATGCTGAAGGCAACCGCAGTTGACAAAATTCCCTCAGATTTAGAAGGGATGGAAGCATCAATGCAACATCTGCTAGTCTTGATTGATGACATCTACAAATATGTTAACGATGTTGTG GAAGGGCTAGTTGCACCAGACAACAAAATCGGGAGATTTATATCAGATGCTGTAGGTTCCCTTCCCAAATTGTCCCCATCAGTTTTTGATAAGCTTGTGAATGACAGTTTGCAG GATCACTTGCTTTTGCTGTATTTATCTAGTATTACAAGAACGCAGCTTAGCTTGGCTGAAAAATTGAACACAGCTGCTCAGATTCTGTGA
- the PIP1-8 gene encoding aquaporin PIP1-8: MEGKEEDVSLGANKFSERQPIGTAAQSQDDGKDYTEPPPAPLFEPSELTSWSFYRAGIAEFVATFLFLYITILTVMGVNRSSSKCATVGIQGIAWAFGGMIFALVYCTAGISGGHINPAVTFGLFLARKLSLTRALFYMVMQVLGAIVGAGVVKGFEGKTFYGQHNGGANFVAPGYTKGDGLGAEIVGTFILVYTVFSATDAKRSARDSHVPILAPLPIGFAVFLVHLATIPITGTGINPARSLGAAIIFNKDLGWDDHWIFWVGPFVGAALAALYHQVVIRAIPFKSS, encoded by the exons atggagGGAAAAGAGGAAGATGTTTCCTTGGGAGCTAACAAATTCTCAGAGAGGCAACCGATTGGAACTGCGGCTCAGAGCCAAGACGATGGAAAGGACTACACAGAGCCACCCCCGGCTCCACTTTTCGAGCCCTCCGAACTCACTTCTTGGTCCTTCTACCGAGCCGGAATAGCCGAGTTTGTAGCcacttttctctttctctacaTAACCATCTTAACCGTCATGGGTGTCAATAGGTCCAGCTCCAAGTGTGCTACTGTTGGCATTCAAGGCATTGCTTGGGCCTTCGGTGGCATGATCTTCGCTCTCGTTTACTGCACTGCTGGCATCTCTG GGGGACACATAAACCCGGCTGTGACATTCGGATTGTTCTTGGCGAGGAAATTGTCGTTGACCAGGGCGCTGTTCTACATGGTGATGCAGGTTCTGGGTGCTATCGTTGGTGCTGGCGTGGTGAAAGGTTTCGAGGGAAAAACCTTCTACGGCCAACACAACGGTGGTGCCAACTTTGTTGCCCCTGGTTACACCAAAGGTGATGGACTTGGTGCTGAGATTGTTGGCACTTTCATTCTTGTCTACACCGTTTTCTCTGCCACCGATGCCAAGCGTAGCGCTAGAGACTCACACGTCCCT ATTTTGGCACCCTTGCCAATTGGGTTCGCTGTGTTCTTGGTGCACTTGGCCACAATCCCAATCACTGGAACTGGTATCAACCCTGCACGAAGTCTCGGTGCTGCCATCATCTTCAACAAAGACCTTGGCTGGGATGATCAC TGGATCTTCTGGGTTGGACCTTTCGTTGGTGCAGCTCTTGCGGCTCTTTACCACCAAGTTGTAATCAGAGCCATTCCCTTCAAATCCAGTTAA